The region TGTCGTATGTAAGCCAGGCTAGGCCCTTAAACTtagtgaatgaaggggtagtttctaaagaaactgtggtgctgcgtcggtggggaagtagtatacaaaaatttggttttatcaacggagttgataatgtaaattggccaccgtacagagattctaaaagctgacgtttcgagcgttagcccttcgtcgtcgtttcgctcgaaacgtcagcttttagaatctctgtacggtggccaatttacattatcaactccgttaatAAAGCCTTAAACTTAGTGACCACTTTGCTGATAGTTCGCTGGTATTTGAGTAACTCTAAGGCACGCGAAGGATAAACAGCGACGATCACCAGCATGTAGGCAGTAAATGCGTCTAGCCATTTTTGGAAAGTGTCAATCACAGGTTTTTTCCTCCTAACCAGAGTGAGCGGGGACCCCTGGGAACCCGGGGACGGGTCCTCGTAGGGTAACTGCAGAGCGGGGGCCTGGAAGCGATACATGAAGTCGGGCAGTAATAAACAAAAGTCAATGTACTACTCACCGCGGAGTATTTTTTCTTCGAGGCTTTTTTCTAAAGGACGATGCAGGCCCAAAGGAGTCGCTGTGTTCGGCATACGAGGACCAGGAGTGCGAAGGTCGTCCGGGAAACGGGCTTGGGCCTCGTGGTTGTTGAAGACCTGTAAGGCTTCGTTAACAGAGGCCGACACAGTCTCTTGGATGGCCGACATTTGGGCGGGCGAAAACACTGCATCCTTGGGGACTTGTGGCTCGAAGTGTTCGAACAGTTCTTCCACTGCTGAGTCCACATCCGACTGCTGGTCTTCGTCGGAACTGCGAGTCTCCGCGTCGGCCTGTTTTGTAGGGAAACTGGGCTGCGGGCGCGGTCGTACGCGTGCATTTGAAgccaaaggtttttctttgtGCACCCGTCCATTCTGAGCGCGACTTCTGGAGCGACCAGGGGTGCCTGTCGGCGCTGATTTCGTGGCCAGCCTCAGCCTTTCAACCAGACGGGCACGGCTTCCAGTGATTGGAAGATGAAGGCTCTGCAGGCGAAGGCGAAGAACGTGACTGGAGAGGTTCTTGAAGTCGGCTGTTCGCGTGGCCTTCGAAGACTTGGAACGTGGGCGCACCataaattttaaagcaaaattgttACAAACTGTGTATTCTCGTGCAAGCTGCCAGGATTATGCCCTGTGACAGTGTATCGAGATTTATATAGCAAGACAGTGTCTCAAAGTTCGACCAATAGGTACAGCTGTACTATGAGTTTATAAAGAGACGCCATGTGGCAAGCTTGTCAGCCATGAATGGGGCTAACAAATATATGGGCCAATGTAGGAAAAGCTAAGATATAACACTAGATTACACAGCAAGATATAAGCTAGAATACAGAAATGAATAGCGTTTGTACTAACTGCTAGAATAAGGGAACATTCATTCATGAATGTAGCATTCAATACTGTTCTATTATTTATCTTACTGGATTGCGTGACATATTTTTTGTTATCCAGACTCTCAGTTATCTAGAGTATTTGCTAGTCTCCCAATGATTTCGGATAATCGAGGTTGGCTTGATGAAATGAGTTGTCTGGGTGATAGTAGTTCTGAGAAAAACTGTTTATGATATTGACTGACATTTTGACAACGTAAGCAGAAGTCATCCTCAGAGTCACGAGAAGGACTCTGCGACTGACTTCCGCTTAAGTTGTCAAAACGTGAGTCGGTGTCACCAAAAACAGTCCTCTCATAAGGATGACCTTACTTAGTTTTGGTTCGAGCTTAGATCTTGAACAGAATGAAACTTTCATTTTAAATGACCAATACTTAAAAgagctatgtcacgttattttaaagTGTTTAGGTGAAATCTTTAGTTTATCACGAGTTTAAGACTTAAATGGTAATGTATGGGGCgccgtttgtaaaaaaaattatttagaagaaatttgtgacattttttcttatttagaaataattaaaactgccagaaaatttatttataaataagacGCAAAACTTGTCGcatgatatgtaaataattgttttaggcacatcctgatttataaataattttgatcGCGAAACgaattatatataaataatgaATTACACAACTTCAGTTATTTATAAATCAGTctgtctctaaaatatttatttacatatcataaagttagacaaaccagttgtaaatttattatttataaacaatAAACTCCACCTCGCGTGTAAatccattatttataaataatgactttcacCTCTGGAagcaaagtcattatttataaataatgactttcgcgtctgggaacaaagtcattatttataaataatgactttgtaCCTTGAgaacaaagtcattatttatatataatGACTTCCAACCTAGGGAGCAAAGtcattatttgtaaataatgaaATTGGCTTTTGCTGAATGTAAAATCATTGTTTATAAATAATGTGCTCCACCTCGCGGTACAAAATAATTACAATTATCATACATTAAGTCATGGCGCGAAAACCATATAACGTTGTTTTGAAGAGATCGACACGATGGCGGACCGAGATAGATTGTCTCGTGCATTATCAGAAGCCGTCTCTCGCGCCGTCAGTGATGCCTTAGACAGTGCCTTGCCTCAGACATGTAATCGGGTAAGTCACAACGTGGCTATCGCATTTTAATGTTTGACCTCTGATCGTCGTCGAATTGCTGCGCTTTTATCATCCCATTCCCCGCTGTTGCAGGTTTCACCAAACGAAAATGGCTCTCGCTCTCAAGGAAACACGGTCGTTCCTGTGGTGGCTAATGCTCCCAGCACAAATCAGCAGGTGGGATTTAATCAATTCAAGTACGTTTAGAACAAAAGCAATACCACACTTTCATTGTTTGCTACAATGTGGTTTGCATAGCTTGAAGCGTAACATGTGTTATATAAACTTTAAGTTTGTCACaccattgcgtgacaagcgtttgTTTGTTTCGTGCATTTGCTGCTTACcctaaaaaaaaacctttgctttGTTTTCAATGACGGGATTTAGATTTTATCAAATGGCAAGTGAGATtcataaaaaaagagaaatttttatGGATGAgtgttattttcattaactaTAGAACCGCTTCCCTTTGCCGTCTTCGTTTTCAAGAAGTGTACCCCCAGCACCCAAAAGAAGGCGACAGACGTCTTTAAAGGAGAAGGTCTACAACAGAAATGTAGTTTGTCTCCCTCCCGTAGAAGACATATCCAAGCCAATCCCAATTCCAAGAGGCGAGAAAAGAGCGAAATTAACAGAGGCTGGGTTAACTGGCAAAATAGCCCTTAATTCCTCCTGGAATGCAGTAGAGGTGCAACGCGAAGTTAGCAGTATATTTGCATCTTCGTTCTTCTTGCAAGACAGCGAAATTCTGCCGTATGAATATTTAAGGTAAAAGATGGCcacttgcgatttataaatatatatatattttttcaacaaTCTTTGAAATCTCACTTATTACTCATCACATTCACTTCCCCTTCAATTTCAATATTCGTATGCGTGTTGCATGATTATTAATGTTTGCTAAGTCTGGATACTTTCACCTCGATTTAAAGCTAGACATTTAGCATATACAATAGGCTATCATCACATGCTCTTCCTTGCGTTTATATTCCGcgcgtaatttttttttttctgtctttgtctgtttttttcctctctcttttcttcttcccttatttttttttgggtggGGGGTGGGGACGCGGGACGGACCAGTCGGTGGTAGAGGGATTGCTCGTTGTCAAAACACGCTATATATAACGGCGGAACAGTTGTGTTTGGGTCAACCGGCGACAGAGGGAATGTTTGGAATCTAGAAATATGCCTCCACGCCCCTTACCATGGCTCAGGCggtcaaacgatggatagcgctacccgccggataaatcactgtccaccttttgaacaactggagccaggcGTATATCattgaaattgaatttgttACTGATGATTGACTTCAGCAGTTTTAGATGGCAACGTCAAAGGCATTTTACAATGTTTCTTGTCAGTCACTGAAAGGCGCAATCCCTAAAACTTAAGCTAATCTCTCTTTagtttaactttaaaaaagtgCAGGAATCTGACTCTGCTATGCTATTAGCACTTACTGGTAGAAAATTTCATTTGACTGTAAAATATGTAGTACATAAAGGTCACATCAACTGGTGCATCTTTCCACTGTGATAAAACCAGCAAGAATTACTGTGGTCAGGAAGTCATTATAGCCATCACGGACTCGAACACGAGGTCATTATTGAAAACATGGGCCTGTTCGAAGCAACGGAGAGATGCATTTGGGCTTAATATAATATGTAATATTTCTAGTTGCGAAAATTGCATTGACGAGCCCTGAGATTGCACGCCAAAGGTCATGACCAACCTAACAGATCGAAAAAAGTTGTCCCCAATAGGACGCGACCGCATTGTTGCCATTTAACTCGCACTAAGAGTACGGTCTATTTAAAATTATCACAGTTATTCTCTTTCCCTTCACGGTGCATGCTTCTCAAGTAATTCTAGGGCGCCTTCATGTACAACCCAGTTATCATGTCAGTAATCGCTGagggaaaatgaaaatgtactGAGGTTTACTTTTCGCTGCCTTAGCACTATGCCAGGAGGAAAGAAACTTTCCATTCCGAGAACATCACAGTCGTATCAGTGGAATGGACAAGAAGTGGTGTCTTTAGCCTCGCAAGGGTCACTTTACATCATGGCGAAGATGCACCCATTGCAACTGTCTGCAGGAAAATCTCGTGTATGTATGACTGTTATTTTTCAGCAAGCCTATAACTTGTAACACATCAATTTTCTTGGGATAAGGAACTGACGCCTGCACTGACAAAATGTTTCAACCACGCACCAATGCGAGAGAAATACAAGTCTTCTTTCCATATTCAATGACTTCCTTCTCTTTTGTTTCATATGTAGGATTCTGACGAAGAGTCAGATGGAGATTCGGTTCTTGAAATTTCACCCTTTGAAAGCACACTTTTACCATCGAAACAGGCGAGTGGTACCTCAAGTGAGTTTCCCAGTTCTGCAACGACGTGTACTGCAACTTGTGCTGTGGAAAGTGATAGCTACCGGTAAGTCGATCAATTTTGGCTGTGGTTaaaaaaaagtgaaacaaattaattattgaACATATGCGGGCAATTGCTTACCAATGTACGTACACACCACTGAATAATACCACACCAATGGTTAACTAACGCACAAACTTTCATTTCCAAAGGTCATTTATGGATCTGTTGGCTGAAAATAAAGATGAAACGGCTCCTGAGATAAGTGATGGCGATGCTTTTTCAGAATCAAGCCCGAGTTTGAGGTACAAGACAAATGAGATTTACAACAGGATCAGAAAGCGGTCACACGCTCCCGTTAAACAACACATTTAGTACCTATCAATACCCTCCGGAGGGTGGATTTCAACCTTTCCCACTTgcccctcccccctctccccctttccaTGTTGATTCTTCACGTTTTCAGTATGTTTTTGTATTGCTAGCAGCATTAATAAGGGGAGGGGGATGGAGGTGCAGTGTGGGAGATAATAGGTAGATTGAGAACGCGCCAACAAGGTGAAGTGTCTACACTAAGTTTGGCCACCTGCTGTAGCTCTCGTACGTTGCCAAGTACGTTAGTAATGTCATTGAGTTTACAATTTACAGCCGTTATACTTCCACATTATGAAAACCTACCAGGGAGGGGGGATGGGGTGTTTGTATATTCACGTTTGCAACAtaacaaaatttttttcttgttttgcagGGCAAACAGTGAAAGTGAATCGCAGAGTAAAGATGCCTTAGGCGCTCTTCTTCAAAATCACATCATTTGCGCAATGGCAGGAAAAGTAAACGACCCAGACTGTCCCAAAAATTTCCTGAATGTTAGGCGAAAATTTGTGTTTTTGGATGGCCTACAAAGAATCGCACGGCCAACATTTGAACCTTCCGCTCCTATTTCGGTCAAGTTTGCCGATGAATTTGGACAAAGTGAAGGAGCGGTAGACCTTGGTGGCCCCACCAGAGAATACCTGCGCCTAGCGCTTCGACAGATGTATGACTCCAGCAACTTGTTTGCAGGGCCCCAGAACAGCAAGGTGTTCATATTGAATCAAGAAGGTATTCTAATTTCGTCACAACTCCCTCTATTCAATAACTTTCATGGATATGAAATtaatttgaccgattcgttctattggcgaatagagaatgttttggacgatccgacaagtacaGTTTTCCATCtaacatttgcatctcattagcgacacttagaaatacGCGTTTCCCAGTGTTAATACTCGGCGTTTAtcttcactgattgattttgaaattcggtgcaTTGgtagagtactgttagttctcggttcacgcttaaagaacgaggtatcaGGGCACGAAATTAACTTTTTCGGCAAGGAGCCATCTGGCTCCTAAATTTTCCAAAGTGGTCGCCAAGGCCAAAATGTTTggagccattaaaaaaaaagatagttgAAAAACCGCATTATACAGTAATGTCAAATGGAAGGGTTTTCCTAGCTTTGAAGTGAATTGTCTGCGCAACCACTTAAAAGGGATAAGTAATTAATCAAACAAAGGTGCCTAACCAAGAGGCGCCTTGGTTTGCAGTCAGTGCTTTCAATAACTCTTCCCAATCACTGTCACTGCTCATTTTCAATTTAAATCAAGCCAAATGAGAGCACGTGGAAGGTGTCGCCACGGTTGGAAAAGTACGGAATGTTGTGAGCCCGCAATATGCGTTGTTAGCAAAAGGGACATTTCACTTCACAATATACAACGTAACATTtggaaaatccaagatggcggatgtTGACATATTCGGTTCGTAGCATTCGTGACGAttttatacctgccaactctcacgccttaggcgtgagtctcacgcctgcgggttgaaaacttcgatctcacgccggctcacgcttgcgggccaatttctcacgcctgattggaaaatgtgagttgttgccgtcttgcttgacacaatttccaaaaatatgtaaactcagacccatgtaaggaacgaaaaccatgtgtaaaataaataaatgacaattcTTTTctcgcgatctctgatttttgaagTGGAAAGCACTGTGATCGAGCTCGCGTTTATACGTCTTCGACAGACTTCGGActtcttcggaagacttcggacgtctttggaaatcttcggaaatgaTCGTGACGTCTTCAAAAATCCCTGCACTTCTGggataaaaatctcacgcctatatctcagaaaaagttggcaggtatacgATTTTGCTTAACAGACCTCATCGTTCGCGCCGATTCATTCACTTTAAAGCTTTATTTAGTTGCAAAAAATATCAAGGTAAGATAAACAAAACCCAAAGAGTTCTGGTCGCCAACTTGGCGACTAACTTTTGAATCGTGGTCGCCAGCACGATACTTTTAGTCGCACTGGCGACTGTATTAGGTGCAATTTCGTGCCGTGGGTATGCATACCCCTTTCCccgtgtttatcctcggtgtttagtTTCACTGCATGCTGCTTGTTGCGACGAAAATGCAAGCGGTCACCACCACTATAACAAGATGCAATTGTCGGatagaaaactctacttgtcggatcgacCCAAAAATTTCTCTATTCACCAAATAGAACAAATCGGTCGAATAGAACGTAGTaggttcgtcgttgtagtgtagagGTGAATACACAAGGGTTCTGGACtctcttactatgttgtaaCGTTGAGACTGGTTGGTTAGGTGTAGAAAAACAGAAACCAacaagatgatacgaaacatcgAGAAGCTGTGGTGAGATgggtaagacagagcttgagggaaggtaaaGGTGTTTTGAATCCTTTTATATGCGGTTAGCAGGGTGTACGTTTCAGCACCGAGCCGATATTACCGGGTAATCAGCTGTTTACGCTAATTCATTAAAATGGTCCCTTTCTGCAGTATCCACTAACCGTGTCTTTCTTCCTGTATGATTTAAGCTAAACGCAAGAACATGTACACTCTTGCTGGCAAATTCCTGGCTGTTTCATTATGCAATGGAGGTGGGGCTGGTGGCTGTCTGTCGAAATGTATGTTCCGCTTCATAGCCTATGGCGATAAGGCTGCAAAACCAACGGTCGATGACATACATGAAAGTAAGACAAAGGACTTCCTCTTCAAGGTACGTAAATAGTTATCGTGTAAACAAAAAGAAGACGATTAATTGCATTTGGCGACTGGCGCTGTGCCTACCTACTGTTGACAACAAATGGTAGGAACGTTCAGTGGTAACCGTGCACTTGCGTAACTTAGAATATGCCACCAAGATGGAGAATGAGAAAAGCCAATCAAACATTCGAGAACCATAGCAAAAAATCACCTACATATCCCCACGACAAGTTAGTAATCCAGCTTTGTTGCAAAATTTCAGATACTTGAAAGCAAAGATGAGGTATCTTTTGATGCCCTTATTACATCTGACTTCGCATTCGATTGCCTATCCCAAGCTGGATGGACCAATGTTCCTTGCTTTGAGAATAAAGTGAAACTGGTAGGGGATCTTTGCCAGTTTTTCGTTATTGACAAGGTGCGGTCGGTTCTTGAACAATTCAAGGAAGGTCTTTCCACTCTGAACATTCTGAGCTTGGTAACAGCACATCCCAGGGAATTAGAAACAGCATTTTGCTACAACCCAAAGACCCTGACGGCAATGGAAGTGGATACGCTGTTTATTCCCTGTTTTGAAGAAGAAGGAACCCTTTTACGAGATAAACAGGAAATTATGATGATGAATTGGAGGGACTACCTTCAAGATTGTGAAGGTTTGTACAAATAAGATACAGTCCCATCAAAAAATAGCGGGACAGGTAATCGAGCCGGGCAACCCAAAAAAAAACGAATGACAAATATTTCGACAAATAATTCAACAAGaacaatatttgttttaatGATTCACTGAATCCATGCTAACTAAGGTGCCTCGAAAGTGTTAAAACCTCTTCTTAAGAGGCGTAGCTATGGAAGCGTGCGCTCTAAAATGAAGTGTGAAGTAACAGCAATCGTGATTAAGGCAACACATAAAACACTGTTTAATTATGAACAAGATGCGCTTATTGCGACGGGAAAGTCACCATTGCAAAGGAACGCAAACTTAACAAAAACTACCTTATTTTTCATAGTGTTTATAGCTAACCAACATGAGTCGTTCTACCAGTATTACATTTTTGTCGTTGAATTCAAGGTTAGGTCACGTTTAAGTCACCTTTTAAGGTTGCTATGAATCGCTATAGGTGTTACAGGATTCCAGACGCAATTCCGCGATGTCAGTGAAGAGTACAATAATGCAACCCTTTTCAAGTCCGGAAGAAGCCCGCACTTTCTAAGATATAAACAAATAAGACGCCCTCTTTCATAAAAGTTGAAATAATAAGTCTAACCCAAACCGCAGGTATCAGCTAAGCGAGGCAGGTTGTTCACTATCATTGTCTTTAGTAGATTTACACAGATTAATGCAGTATCCGCCTTTTGAATGGTGGTACTGGCCTTATCCTTAAATTGACACTGTATGTGAGAGTAGCAAACAACATGTTCGAATCGTTTTTCTTTCAGCGAGACAAGCTAGTGCCACTCTAGAAGAAGTGATGATATTCGCGACAGGAGCGAGTGAAATACCAGCAATCGGGTTCGAGTCCACACCTACTATTCATTTCCTTGAAGGCGACCGACTACCAAAGGCAAATACTTGTGGCACAATCTTATACTTGCCCCTGATGCACGAAGATTACGACGACTTTAAGA is a window of Montipora foliosa isolate CH-2021 chromosome 5, ASM3666993v2, whole genome shotgun sequence DNA encoding:
- the LOC138004009 gene encoding G2/M phase-specific E3 ubiquitin-protein ligase-like, with translation MADRDRLSRALSEAVSRAVSDALDSALPQTCNRVSPNENGSRSQGNTVVPVVANAPSTNQQNRFPLPSSFSRSVPPAPKRRRQTSLKEKVYNRNVVCLPPVEDISKPIPIPRGEKRAKLTEAGLTGKIALNSSWNAVEVQREVSSIFASSFFLQDSEILPYEYLSTMPGGKKLSIPRTSQSYQWNGQEVVSLASQGSLYIMAKMHPLQLSAGKSRDSDEESDGDSVLEISPFESTLLPSKQASGTSSEFPSSATTCTATCAVESDSYRSFMDLLAENKDETAPEISDGDAFSESSPSLRANSESESQSKDALGALLQNHIICAMAGKVNDPDCPKNFLNVRRKFVFLDGLQRIARPTFEPSAPISVKFADEFGQSEGAVDLGGPTREYLRLALRQMYDSSNLFAGPQNSKVFILNQEAKRKNMYTLAGKFLAVSLCNGGGAGGCLSKCMFRFIAYGDKAAKPTVDDIHESKTKDFLFKILESKDEVSFDALITSDFAFDCLSQAGWTNVPCFENKVKLVGDLCQFFVIDKVRSVLEQFKEGLSTLNILSLVTAHPRELETAFCYNPKTLTAMEVDTLFIPCFEEEGTLLRDKQEIMMMNWRDYLQDCEARQASATLEEVMIFATGASEIPAIGFESTPTIHFLEGDRLPKANTCGTILYLPLMHEDYDDFKKFMDFGILNTPGFGQP